A genomic window from Caldicellulosiruptor kronotskyensis 2002 includes:
- a CDS encoding ArsR/SmtB family transcription factor, whose translation MTRLNEILYALSDTTRLRILNILAHREQNVSSLVQLIQESQPKVSRHLAYLKNVGLIEARNHAQKRIYSIKEDVFEKYPFLKALIQDLAKVDIFANDLRLLSSLT comes from the coding sequence ATGACAAGGCTGAATGAAATACTGTATGCTCTTTCAGACACAACAAGGCTCAGAATTTTAAATATATTGGCCCACCGTGAACAAAATGTAAGCAGTCTTGTTCAGTTGATTCAGGAAAGTCAGCCAAAAGTGTCTCGCCATCTTGCTTATCTTAAAAATGTGGGACTTATAGAAGCCAGAAACCATGCGCAAAAAAGAATCTATTCAATAAAAGAGGATGTGTTTGAAAAATACCCATTTTTAAAAGCTCTCATTCAAGACCTTGCAAAGGTAGATATATTTGCGAATGATTTGAGACTTTTGTCTTCTCTTACTTAA
- a CDS encoding LacI family DNA-binding transcriptional regulator produces the protein MVTIKDIAREAGVSPSTVSRVLSGKAKISPETTKRVMEAIKKLGYIPNASAKSLVMKKAYSVGIFMPRRLEQTLTSTFFDQVVSGICSYINNTEYEIVLSIVPPEKERESLERLIKSKKVDGFILLTSRINDYAIKYLRNLKFPFVLIGSPDKDKDYVNWVDNDNKKAAFEATEYLIRLGHTQIGFLGGMENLVLTQDRLSGYKSALSKYKIPVENQYVMFTEFDEQSSYEKAKQMLQLPNRPTAIVCIDEVVAYAAIRACRELDLKVGYDVSVIGFNESIFSKLSSPRLTTVNTNIFYLGYYAAEMLIKELEEPYKTYKRLIVEHSIVEGETCRAI, from the coding sequence ATGGTAACTATTAAAGACATAGCAAGAGAAGCAGGTGTTTCACCTTCCACAGTGTCAAGAGTGTTATCTGGTAAAGCAAAAATTTCTCCCGAGACAACAAAAAGAGTGATGGAAGCGATAAAAAAACTTGGATATATCCCAAATGCAAGTGCGAAAAGTCTTGTTATGAAAAAGGCTTATTCGGTGGGCATTTTTATGCCAAGAAGGCTTGAGCAAACTCTGACTTCTACGTTTTTCGACCAAGTTGTATCTGGAATCTGCAGCTATATAAACAATACTGAATATGAAATAGTGCTTTCGATTGTGCCTCCTGAAAAGGAAAGAGAAAGTTTAGAGAGGCTTATTAAAAGCAAGAAAGTGGATGGTTTTATACTTCTGACATCTCGTATAAACGACTATGCAATAAAATACTTGCGAAACCTAAAATTTCCCTTTGTTCTGATAGGTTCACCTGACAAGGACAAAGATTATGTAAATTGGGTTGACAATGATAACAAAAAAGCTGCGTTTGAGGCAACAGAGTATCTAATTCGGCTTGGACACACTCAAATAGGTTTTCTGGGTGGAATGGAAAATCTTGTTTTGACTCAAGATAGACTTTCTGGTTACAAAAGTGCTCTTAGCAAATACAAAATTCCAGTTGAGAACCAATATGTCATGTTTACTGAGTTTGATGAGCAAAGCTCTTATGAAAAGGCAAAACAGATGTTGCAATTACCCAACAGGCCAACGGCTATTGTGTGTATTGACGAGGTTGTTGCATATGCAGCAATAAGAGCGTGCAGGGAGCTTGATTTGAAAGTAGGGTATGACGTGTCTGTCATAGGGTTTAACGAATCAATTTTTTCTAAGCTATCTTCGCCAAGATTGACAACTGTAAATACCAATATATTTTATTTAGGATATTATGCAGCTGAGATGCTAATAAAAGAACTTGAGGAGCCTTACAAGACATACAAGAGACTAATTGTTGAGCACTCAATTGTTGAGGGGGAAACCTGCAGAGCAATATAA
- a CDS encoding metal ABC transporter permease, translating to MLQYEFMQRAFLAGVLVSIMTSLVGNFLVLKRLSQIGDSLSHTAIVGVAAALLFNFSPTIGAIISTVAFALAIEYFKSRFKRFEEISLALTSITALGLASVLFGILKSSSNLMSFLFGSIVTIGNEDVWIIFAVCLVTVTFIAMFRKRLILATFDEVSAMVSGINTKLLDFLLGIISATIIAVSVKIVGGLLISSLIVFPTAIAMRFSKNFRMLQVVSLLVSLIAVISGLTSSYYLDIPPGGSTVLIFVLIFFVVEITNIARKRSLAKTFK from the coding sequence ATGCTTCAATATGAATTTATGCAAAGGGCTTTTTTAGCAGGTGTGCTGGTTAGCATTATGACTTCACTTGTCGGAAATTTTCTTGTTTTGAAGAGACTTTCACAGATAGGAGACTCTCTTTCACATACAGCAATTGTTGGTGTTGCAGCAGCACTGTTATTTAATTTTAGTCCAACCATTGGAGCAATTATCTCAACAGTTGCATTTGCTTTGGCTATTGAGTATTTCAAATCAAGATTTAAAAGGTTTGAGGAAATATCCCTTGCTCTTACTTCAATAACCGCCCTTGGCCTTGCCTCAGTTCTGTTTGGAATTTTAAAAAGCAGTAGCAATTTAATGAGCTTTCTTTTTGGAAGCATAGTAACAATTGGGAATGAAGATGTATGGATTATCTTTGCAGTATGCCTTGTAACAGTCACTTTTATAGCAATGTTCAGAAAAAGACTTATTCTTGCTACATTTGATGAAGTTAGCGCAATGGTCTCAGGAATAAACACAAAACTACTTGATTTTTTGCTGGGTATAATTTCAGCAACAATAATTGCTGTTTCGGTCAAGATTGTGGGCGGTCTTTTAATCTCAAGCTTGATTGTTTTCCCAACAGCAATTGCGATGAGATTTTCAAAAAATTTTAGAATGCTTCAAGTAGTTTCACTTTTAGTATCATTAATTGCTGTAATAAGTGGTTTGACTTCTTCTTATTACCTTGACATTCCTCCTGGTGGATCAACAGTTTTGATATTTGTATTAATTTTCTTTGTAGTTGAAATTACTAACATCGCAAGAAAAAGAAGTCTTGCTAAAACTTTTAAATAA
- a CDS encoding metal ABC transporter ATP-binding protein, translating to MIELIDVNFYIDQKRILKDINLKVQKGEFVAIVGPNGSGKSTLLNIISGIYAPTSGKILIFGKQHLTPQDRQKISFVPQKVTNFNQSFPLSVFETVLLGLVPKKGLLQRFSKQDFEKAESILEKLQIKQLKNRLIGELSGGQQQRVFLARALISDPQILLLDEPTVGIDSLSEQLLFEILGEKKKEGTTILMVTHDVYAVTQHADTIICMGDGMIYTACRAKDFSPSKYESVYKYKIKKIEHRHSYIKK from the coding sequence ATGATTGAACTTATAGATGTAAACTTTTATATTGATCAGAAAAGAATCCTAAAAGACATAAACCTCAAAGTTCAAAAAGGTGAGTTTGTTGCCATAGTCGGACCAAACGGTTCTGGTAAGTCAACACTTTTGAATATAATCTCAGGGATTTACGCCCCTACAAGTGGGAAAATACTAATATTTGGCAAACAACATCTTACGCCGCAGGATAGGCAGAAAATATCCTTTGTTCCTCAAAAGGTCACAAATTTTAACCAGAGCTTTCCTTTGAGCGTTTTTGAAACTGTACTTTTGGGACTTGTGCCAAAAAAGGGATTGCTTCAAAGATTTTCAAAACAGGACTTCGAAAAAGCTGAAAGCATTTTGGAAAAACTTCAAATAAAGCAGCTCAAAAACAGGCTCATTGGTGAGCTTTCTGGCGGACAGCAGCAAAGAGTATTTTTAGCCCGCGCGCTCATATCCGACCCACAAATACTTCTTTTGGATGAACCAACTGTGGGGATAGACAGTCTCTCTGAGCAGCTTCTATTTGAAATTCTTGGGGAAAAAAAGAAAGAAGGGACAACAATATTGATGGTGACACACGATGTGTATGCTGTAACTCAACATGCTGATACTATAATTTGTATGGGTGATGGTATGATTTACACTGCTTGCAGAGCAAAAGACTTTTCACCTTCAAAGTATGAAAGTGTATATAAATACAAGATAAAGAAAATTGAGCACAGACATTCTTATATTAAAAAATAA
- a CDS encoding metal ABC transporter substrate-binding protein: MKKIKLLTIPLLISFMVFLSSCKNESLTTTKGTVYTTIYPLYSITKLIAGQNITVEKLVKDGAEIHSFEPSSRDIAKITSAKAVIYLGLVDEWVKKPLEGTKVKIFRASEGIGFVDNDPHIWTSPRLLKKIARNIENFLTSLDPKNKSYYQENASKLIASLDKLDKEFSSVVKNSKRKEFLIAHPSFGYLARDYSLKQYSITGVNEEEEPSAQKMKEIVQLIKEKNIKYILVDPNENLPAVKTIAKDTGVKIVNIYGMGIVNSSQAKNETILSLMEKNLKAFEMVLK; this comes from the coding sequence ATGAAGAAGATAAAGCTGCTAACTATACCCCTTCTTATTAGCTTCATGGTTTTCTTAAGTAGCTGCAAAAATGAATCTTTAACTACCACCAAAGGCACAGTCTACACTACTATCTATCCTTTGTATTCCATTACAAAACTTATAGCAGGACAGAATATAACAGTTGAAAAGCTTGTAAAGGACGGTGCGGAAATTCACTCATTTGAACCATCTTCACGTGACATTGCCAAAATCACATCAGCAAAGGCGGTGATATATCTCGGGCTTGTTGATGAATGGGTTAAAAAACCTCTTGAGGGAACAAAGGTCAAAATCTTTAGAGCATCTGAAGGTATAGGATTTGTAGATAATGACCCGCACATATGGACATCACCGAGGCTTTTAAAGAAAATAGCAAGAAACATTGAAAATTTCTTGACAAGCTTAGATCCAAAAAACAAAAGTTATTACCAAGAAAATGCTTCAAAGCTAATTGCAAGTCTTGATAAACTTGATAAGGAATTTTCTTCTGTTGTGAAAAATTCAAAAAGAAAAGAATTTCTAATTGCCCATCCCTCTTTTGGATATTTAGCAAGAGACTACAGCCTCAAGCAGTATTCAATTACAGGTGTGAATGAAGAAGAAGAGCCCTCGGCTCAAAAAATGAAAGAGATTGTTCAGCTTATAAAGGAAAAGAACATAAAGTACATTCTTGTTGACCCAAATGAAAATTTGCCTGCTGTAAAGACAATCGCAAAAGACACTGGTGTCAAAATTGTAAACATCTATGGAATGGGAATTGTAAACTCATCTCAAGCAAAAAATGAGACAATACTCAGCCTTATGGAAAAGAACTTAAAAGCATTTGAGATGGTTTTAAAATAA
- a CDS encoding alpha/beta hydrolase, which translates to MQKHVEIKNKIGQVLRGYLHTPEEYEGRIPAVAIFHGFTGNKMEPHFIFVKLSRLLEQHGIASVRFDFAGSGESDGEFYDMTVTREIDDARCILEYLFSLDFVDKQKVSIVGLSLGGAISSYLAGEYKEKLYKVVLWAPAGNMKEIAKNVVETNPTIKEKGYIDLGGLLLSQDFYYDLQKYDFFEEIKRYPGKVLILHGTNDQAVPIEVGRKYKQILGDRADLVEIEGADHTFNKYEWERLVLDKTVEFLKD; encoded by the coding sequence ATGCAAAAGCATGTTGAAATCAAAAATAAAATAGGTCAGGTGCTAAGAGGTTATTTGCATACACCAGAGGAATACGAGGGGAGAATCCCTGCTGTTGCTATATTTCACGGGTTTACAGGAAACAAAATGGAACCGCATTTTATCTTTGTAAAGCTCTCGCGCCTTTTAGAACAACATGGGATTGCAAGTGTGAGGTTTGATTTTGCAGGCTCTGGCGAGTCAGACGGAGAGTTTTACGACATGACAGTTACGCGTGAGATTGACGATGCACGCTGTATTTTAGAGTATCTATTTTCTCTTGATTTTGTTGACAAGCAGAAGGTTTCGATAGTGGGGCTTTCACTTGGCGGTGCAATATCCTCATATCTTGCTGGTGAATATAAAGAAAAACTTTACAAGGTTGTATTGTGGGCACCTGCAGGTAATATGAAAGAGATTGCTAAAAATGTGGTTGAAACAAATCCAACAATTAAGGAAAAGGGATATATAGACTTAGGAGGACTTTTACTTTCTCAGGATTTTTATTACGATTTGCAAAAGTATGATTTCTTTGAAGAAATAAAAAGATATCCTGGTAAGGTTTTGATTTTGCATGGGACAAATGACCAAGCCGTACCAATCGAGGTTGGAAGAAAATATAAACAGATTTTAGGGGATAGGGCTGATCTTGTTGAAATTGAAGGTGCTGACCATACATTTAACAAGTATGAATGGGAAAGATTGGTACTTGATAAAACAGTTGAGTTTTTAAAGGATTGA
- the rpmB gene encoding 50S ribosomal protein L28 — protein sequence MAMCEVCGKKVAFGNKVSHSNKKSRRTWKPNVKKIKVLLQNGQRKRIYVCTSCIKAGKVARA from the coding sequence ATGGCAATGTGCGAAGTTTGCGGTAAAAAAGTTGCTTTTGGAAATAAAGTAAGCCACTCAAACAAGAAATCAAGAAGAACATGGAAGCCAAATGTAAAGAAAATAAAAGTTCTTTTGCAGAATGGTCAGAGAAAGAGAATATATGTGTGCACAAGCTGTATAAAGGCGGGCAAGGTTGCGCGTGCCTAA
- the truD gene encoding tRNA pseudouridine(13) synthase TruD, which produces MKIKVLPEDFVVKEKLKIEIKPSGKYKIYLLAKRHWNTVDALRFISKENKIPLEKIGCAGRKDRHALTFQYISVPREYTINFNKENVKVEFIGYSDDFVSPLILEGNFFEITMRKLKNKDEKILQRLNEVQQFGFPNYFDDQRFGSTQSEDEFIGEKIVKKHYNGALKLYFTTIHPEDKKEEKERKKKISELWGDFEKILPLCKTKVERDIIKTLLKGNSRHYLIRALNLIPKEEMSIFLSAYQSYIWNRTLSSILPYYADLLKPVKGKIMEYLIYTTLSKKSLNELKNLQIPTVSSKIPYVSDIVNNAILEILNERGVKTSDFDTKKIKSWYFKSFLRPAIIFPEKLEVSSFEEDDFYEGYYKLRIKFYLPAGSFATMLIKSLTITNI; this is translated from the coding sequence TTGAAGATTAAGGTTTTACCAGAGGATTTTGTTGTGAAAGAAAAACTTAAGATTGAAATAAAACCATCTGGCAAATACAAAATTTATCTTTTAGCAAAAAGGCACTGGAACACTGTTGATGCTCTCAGGTTTATCTCAAAAGAAAACAAGATTCCACTTGAGAAGATTGGCTGTGCTGGGAGAAAAGACAGACACGCACTCACTTTTCAGTATATTTCTGTGCCAAGAGAATATACCATAAATTTTAACAAAGAAAATGTAAAGGTAGAGTTTATAGGATATTCAGATGATTTTGTATCTCCTTTGATTCTCGAAGGAAATTTTTTTGAAATAACAATGAGAAAATTAAAAAATAAGGATGAAAAAATTTTACAAAGACTGAACGAAGTACAGCAGTTTGGTTTTCCCAACTACTTTGATGACCAGCGGTTTGGAAGCACCCAAAGTGAAGATGAGTTCATAGGCGAAAAGATTGTTAAAAAACATTACAACGGTGCTCTCAAACTTTATTTTACAACCATTCATCCTGAAGATAAAAAAGAAGAAAAGGAGAGGAAGAAAAAAATCTCTGAGCTTTGGGGAGATTTCGAAAAGATACTTCCTCTTTGTAAAACGAAGGTAGAAAGGGATATTATAAAAACTCTATTAAAAGGCAATAGCAGACACTATTTAATTAGAGCGCTCAATCTTATTCCCAAAGAAGAAATGTCTATTTTTCTTTCTGCTTACCAGAGCTATATATGGAACAGGACTTTAAGTTCCATTTTACCTTATTATGCTGATTTACTGAAACCTGTAAAAGGTAAAATCATGGAGTATTTAATTTATACTACACTATCGAAAAAGTCATTAAATGAACTTAAAAATCTTCAAATTCCAACCGTCTCATCAAAAATACCATATGTGAGTGATATTGTAAATAACGCTATTTTGGAAATTTTAAATGAAAGAGGAGTAAAGACTTCGGACTTTGATACAAAGAAAATTAAAAGTTGGTATTTTAAATCATTTTTAAGACCTGCCATAATCTTTCCAGAAAAGCTTGAGGTTTCAAGCTTTGAAGAAGATGATTTTTATGAAGGGTATTATAAGCTGAGGATAAAATTCTATCTTCCTGCAGGTTCTTTTGCGACCATGCTTATAAAGAGTTTAACAATAACAAACATATAA
- a CDS encoding Fur family transcriptional regulator — translation MKHQDVKSILNLHNIKATRQRIEIYKVLQKAQQCLSADEILQTLEAQNMKINLATVYRNLELFVQNGIAVKSTINRKHFFEIKKSSHHHYFVCIKCNAKAEIVDCKINLIEEELNKRNFKILDHNLEVYGICDKCCGRKE, via the coding sequence ATGAAGCATCAAGATGTAAAGTCAATCTTAAACTTACACAATATAAAAGCCACGCGGCAGAGGATTGAAATATATAAGGTTTTGCAAAAGGCACAGCAGTGTTTATCTGCTGATGAGATACTGCAAACTCTTGAAGCACAAAACATGAAAATTAACCTTGCAACGGTTTACAGAAATCTTGAACTTTTTGTTCAAAATGGAATTGCAGTGAAATCTACTATAAATAGAAAACATTTTTTTGAGATAAAAAAAAGTAGCCATCATCACTATTTTGTATGTATAAAGTGCAATGCAAAAGCCGAAATTGTAGACTGTAAGATAAATCTAATTGAAGAGGAACTAAATAAAAGGAACTTCAAAATTCTGGATCACAATTTGGAAGTGTATGGGATATGCGATAAATGTTGTGGGAGGAAAGAATAA
- the mntA gene encoding type VII toxin-antitoxin system MntA family adenylyltransferase antitoxin translates to MIRRNKVDIDHAKKAIEDLEEFFRRFGNKVVAAYLFGSFAMGTYTPLSDIDIAVLFDKELSKTIVEELENEILDGLMKIFKTDEIDLVVLNSAPLSVRYGVLKTGKIVYCSNTEKTVDFQTEVISKYLDIKPYREEFYREFLKSL, encoded by the coding sequence GTGATAAGAAGAAATAAAGTTGATATTGATCATGCTAAAAAAGCTATTGAAGATTTGGAGGAATTTTTCAGAAGATTTGGGAACAAGGTTGTTGCTGCTTATCTTTTTGGTTCATTTGCAATGGGCACATATACTCCACTTTCTGATATAGACATAGCAGTTTTATTTGACAAGGAACTTTCCAAAACAATAGTGGAAGAACTTGAAAATGAGATTCTTGATGGGCTTATGAAAATATTTAAAACTGATGAAATTGATCTTGTTGTTCTCAATAGTGCACCTTTGTCTGTTAGATACGGAGTATTAAAAACTGGTAAGATAGTTTACTGTAGCAATACAGAAAAAACGGTTGACTTTCAAACAGAGGTCATTTCAAAGTATCTTGATATAAAACCTTACAGGGAAGAATTTTATAGGGAATTTTTGAAATCTTTGTAA
- the hepT gene encoding type VII toxin-antitoxin system HepT family RNase toxin yields MDEKILFHLKLLKKYTGLLKDISKVDFEEYMANEILKGAVQRYLQIAIETCINIGNRIISIEQTKGKNIKTPETYADIFLALSQLGIINDEFSTRLSQMARFRNKLVHLYCEIDDSLVYRFIKENMQDFEEYICCIKRYLQNN; encoded by the coding sequence ATGGACGAAAAAATATTATTTCATTTAAAGCTCTTAAAAAAATATACAGGGTTGTTGAAAGACATATCAAAAGTTGATTTTGAAGAATATATGGCAAATGAAATCTTAAAAGGTGCAGTGCAAAGGTATTTGCAAATTGCAATTGAAACATGTATCAACATTGGAAATAGAATAATTTCAATAGAACAAACAAAAGGTAAAAATATAAAAACGCCTGAAACATATGCAGATATATTTTTGGCATTGTCTCAATTAGGTATTATTAATGACGAATTTAGCACAAGGCTTTCTCAAATGGCAAGGTTTAGAAACAAACTGGTACATCTTTATTGTGAAATTGATGATAGTTTGGTTTATAGGTTTATAAAAGAAAATATGCAAGATTTTGAAGAATATATTTGTTGTATAAAAAGGTATCTCCAAAATAATTGA
- a CDS encoding bis-aminopropyl spermidine synthase family protein, which yields MDVLKGAVDFVQNKTKVEVNQRDIEKILSALNSTNHFWEVIFLSQKPFAVVRETINYLISIDFVKTDESGNLILTEKGKEFISANNIPVVKNYTCQYCEGRGIVFSEIKDAYEKFKEIVKTRPDAIVEYDQGYVTEETAYSRIALMIKKGDLVGKRLIVFGDDDLVSIAAALTKLPKEVIVLEIDKRLVDFINQAAKEHNLNLKAIEYDFRNKLPDDFVKSFDTFTIDPPETIEALDLCFTRTISSLKGAGCAGYFGLTNIEASLSKWHEFQKLLLNKFNAVITDIIENFNHYVNWNYLLPSLESSLTFVNVQPKLNWYTSSMYRIELVKDVDIKNEFINCELYIDNEAILYKEN from the coding sequence GTGGATGTATTAAAAGGTGCTGTTGACTTTGTACAGAACAAAACAAAAGTTGAAGTAAACCAGAGAGATATAGAAAAAATATTGTCGGCGCTGAACTCCACAAACCATTTTTGGGAAGTTATTTTCCTTTCACAAAAACCATTTGCTGTGGTAAGAGAAACAATCAACTATCTTATTTCAATAGATTTTGTTAAGACTGATGAATCGGGTAACTTGATATTAACAGAAAAGGGGAAAGAATTTATAAGTGCTAACAATATTCCTGTTGTAAAAAATTACACATGCCAGTACTGTGAAGGAAGAGGAATAGTCTTTTCTGAAATCAAGGATGCTTATGAAAAGTTTAAAGAGATTGTCAAGACAAGACCTGATGCAATAGTTGAATATGACCAAGGTTATGTAACAGAAGAGACAGCATATTCACGAATTGCGCTGATGATTAAAAAAGGAGACTTGGTTGGAAAAAGGCTAATAGTATTTGGTGACGATGACCTTGTTTCAATTGCAGCAGCACTAACAAAACTACCAAAAGAGGTCATAGTTTTAGAGATTGATAAACGACTTGTTGACTTTATAAATCAGGCTGCAAAAGAACACAATTTAAACCTCAAAGCTATTGAATATGACTTTAGAAACAAACTTCCTGATGATTTTGTAAAAAGCTTTGACACATTTACAATAGACCCACCAGAGACAATTGAGGCTTTAGACCTTTGCTTTACAAGGACAATTTCAAGCTTAAAAGGAGCAGGCTGTGCAGGTTACTTTGGTCTTACAAACATTGAAGCTTCACTTTCAAAATGGCATGAATTTCAAAAACTTTTGTTGAACAAGTTCAATGCAGTTATTACAGACATAATTGAAAATTTCAATCATTATGTAAACTGGAATTATCTCTTGCCATCGCTCGAAAGTAGCCTTACTTTTGTAAATGTTCAACCAAAGCTCAACTGGTACACATCAAGTATGTACAGGATTGAGCTTGTAAAGGATGTAGACATTAAAAATGAATTTATTAATTGTGAACTTTATATAGACAACGAAGCTATACTTTATAAGGAAAATTAA
- a CDS encoding YifB family Mg chelatase-like AAA ATPase, whose product MLAKVLTSSYLGIKGYIVTVETDMSNGLPSFDIVGLPDVTIKEAKERIRVAIKNSGFDFPNRKIIVNLAPANTKKEGSSFDLPVAISVLKSSEQINPKISPYEIAIIGELSLDGSVKRVDGALLMTISALENGIKKIIVPYENRAECSIVKGIDVFPVKTLKEAVEILDNPQNATPYKVEIDEMNFLDTFTYDVDFSEVKGQEYVKRAVEVAVAGMHNLLLIGPPGSGKTMIAQRIPTILPQMTFEESLEVTKIYSCAGLLKDGQALITARPFRSPHHTSSSIAIIGGGRVPKPGEVSLAHNGVLFLDEFPEFDKKTIEVLRQPLEDGYVTISRVNASIEYPARFMLVCSMNPCKCGYFLSDERECTCTPAQIKQYLGRISGPILDRIDVQVEVKVVKLENFNSSICKDSAAMRKEVERARQIQLERFKGLGIFYNSQMKGSLVNKFCKLSKKEKQLLERAFTTLGLSLRGYTKILKVARTVADLEGSEEIKAEHLQEAISYRMLERRLI is encoded by the coding sequence ATGCTTGCAAAAGTTTTGACATCTTCTTACCTTGGCATAAAAGGCTATATTGTTACAGTTGAAACAGACATGTCAAATGGCCTTCCGAGTTTTGATATAGTCGGCCTTCCTGATGTGACTATTAAAGAGGCAAAAGAGAGAATAAGAGTAGCAATAAAGAACAGTGGCTTTGACTTTCCAAACAGAAAAATAATTGTAAACCTTGCACCTGCAAACACTAAAAAAGAAGGGTCATCTTTTGACCTGCCTGTGGCTATTTCTGTGCTAAAGTCGTCAGAACAGATAAACCCTAAAATTAGCCCTTATGAGATTGCTATTATTGGAGAGCTATCTCTTGATGGAAGTGTCAAAAGGGTAGATGGGGCTTTACTTATGACAATCTCAGCTTTGGAAAATGGTATCAAAAAGATTATTGTTCCTTATGAGAACAGGGCAGAATGTAGCATTGTGAAAGGAATTGATGTTTTCCCTGTAAAAACTTTAAAAGAAGCTGTTGAGATTTTGGATAATCCTCAAAATGCTACACCTTATAAGGTTGAAATAGATGAGATGAATTTTCTTGATACATTTACATATGACGTTGATTTTTCAGAGGTAAAAGGTCAAGAGTATGTCAAAAGAGCAGTTGAGGTAGCAGTGGCAGGAATGCACAACCTACTTTTGATTGGTCCACCAGGAAGCGGCAAAACCATGATTGCTCAGCGCATACCCACAATCCTGCCACAAATGACCTTTGAAGAGAGCTTAGAAGTGACAAAGATTTACAGCTGTGCAGGACTTTTGAAAGATGGTCAGGCGCTTATCACTGCAAGACCTTTTAGAAGTCCTCATCACACCTCTTCTTCGATTGCAATAATTGGTGGAGGTAGAGTTCCAAAACCTGGCGAGGTTTCTCTGGCACACAATGGAGTTTTGTTTTTGGATGAGTTTCCCGAATTTGACAAAAAGACAATAGAGGTTCTTCGTCAGCCCCTTGAAGATGGATATGTAACAATTTCGAGGGTCAACGCATCAATTGAATATCCTGCAAGGTTTATGCTTGTATGTAGCATGAACCCTTGCAAATGTGGTTATTTTTTGTCAGATGAAAGGGAGTGTACATGCACACCTGCTCAAATTAAGCAGTATCTGGGCAGGATTTCTGGTCCTATTTTGGACAGGATTGATGTTCAGGTTGAAGTAAAGGTTGTCAAACTTGAAAATTTCAATTCCTCAATTTGCAAAGATTCAGCAGCTATGAGAAAAGAGGTAGAAAGAGCAAGACAAATTCAGCTTGAAAGGTTCAAAGGGCTTGGCATATTTTATAATTCTCAGATGAAAGGGTCGCTTGTGAATAAATTCTGTAAACTTTCGAAAAAAGAAAAGCAGCTACTTGAAAGAGCGTTTACTACTTTGGGGCTATCACTTAGAGGATATACCAAAATTTTGAAGGTTGCAAGAACAGTTGCTGATTTAGAAGGAAGCGAAGAGATAAAGGCAGAGCACCTGCAAGAGGCAATCTCTTACAGGATGTTGGAAAGAAGGCTTATTTAA